In Puniceicoccus vermicola, the genomic window CCAAGGGGCTTGAAGCCCTTCGTTTGTCGACCTTCGATCCCCAGCTCCTTCATCAACCGTAACGTCCGGTCGCGGCCACAGCCGAGATCCTCGTCCTTGAGGTGTTCGTGGATTGGGCGGTGGCCGTAGCGTCCACGGGCTTGCCGGTGCAACTCGGTAATCCGTCCCTTGAGAGCCGCAGCGGTTACTATGACTGGCAGGCTCGCGAGCCTGCCAGTCATAGTAACCGCTGCGGCTCAGTCCGAAACACTCGCACAGCTCGTCTACTCCGTAGCGAGCCTTGTGATCCTCTATAAACCGATAGCGCATCACTCGGGGTTGCTGAAGTAGCCCACCGTTTTTTTTAGTATCTCGTTCATCCGCTTTTGCTTGGCCAGCTCCTTGCGGACCTGGGCCAGCTCCTCGGCCATCGCCTTCGGACTCTGTGCACCCTCGGGAGCCTCAGCCTCCAAATCATCCAGGTGCTTCTTCCTCCAGCTATACAGCATCCCCTCGGGAACACCAAGCTGCTCGGATACCTCCTTCACCGGTGTACCTTCAATTATGATCATCTTGACTGCCTCTTTTTTGAACTCGGCAGTGTAGCGGCG contains:
- a CDS encoding transposase, with the protein product RRYTAEFKKEAVKMIIIEGTPVKEVSEQLGVPEGMLYSWRKKHLDDLEAEAPEGAQSPKAMAEELAQVRKELAKQKRMNEILKKTVGYFSNPE